Part of the Quercus robur chromosome 5, dhQueRobu3.1, whole genome shotgun sequence genome, ATTGAATTCGTTATGAAGAGCTGGAATGTTATTCTAAAATTGGTGATTAACATGCCTACTTCACCTGTATGCTGGGTTCCCACTGCAATCTTTGTCTCTTTATTGTCAGTGCCTGTTGAGCTCCTAACAATGATTTGCATTTATGATGAGGACGTAGGACATTACATCTTTACTTATGTTGAAGATGACAAGACTTTGATTCCAGTGAATTTtcttaccttttattttttgggaattaTTGTTGAAGTACTGTCTCATGATGACAGTTAAATTTGCATCCTTATACTTTATTATCTAGTGGCAAATGGTAATTTAGAATTTAACTTTGGTCTTCTTTGAGAGTTTTTCCAGTTTCTCCATATTTTTGTGttggggggtggggtgggggggcTGTTATGATGAGTTTTCTTGCTTCATAATGAGTAATCGATCCTTACctttttgttgattttcaaCTTTTGCAGATCCGTCTGAAGAGTTATGCCAAGAGGAAAAAATTTTGTACAAACTGATATCTGGTCTTCACTCCTCAATTTCAATTCATATAGCTGCTGATTATCTAATCGATGAAGCTACAAACTTGGTACAATTCTAATTTTGCATACCTTTAGACActtatctttttgctttttgaagATAGACAGTTCACATGGTGTTTGCATAAAAATTGCATATTTGACCCATGTGATCAGTATAGTTTCTACACCTGTGATCAATGCAACTTGTTGGCTAAGCCCTTTATATACACACTGAAATTTTTATATGTACATACCTGGTaaagttgttttaattttttcttcaatctcCTTAATAAACATATGGCAAattcatttataaaataaaatactgtTGGTATATTTGACTTTTTAGGTCATAATCTCTCAGATGCTCCATATTTAAGTTAGTGCAGAATGAAAATGTTGCCTCAATTACATGATCTGGGCTGTAACTTGCCTCAGAGAACACTTGCACTAGTGGTGGGTAGTTTTAGTCTTTTAGATGCTTTATAGGGTAAAGGATGAGAAATTGTTCCCATCACTGGGGTCAATGTGTAACCTTCcttaatttagtttttgaatgATAATGTATTGAAAGATCTGaccattctttattttttcctttttatttgttttattccAGTGGGGTCAAAATCTCTCATTGATGTATGATAGGGTCCTAAGATATCCAGATCGTGTCAGAAACTTGTACTTCACATATCTCTTTGTTCTCCGAGCTGTGACAAAGGTGAGTTTAAACTCTGGAGTTGTTCTTAAAGTGCCATATTTTGTTTATGTGAGAAATGTTTTTCACTTGATGGAATATTCTGTTATATAAACTGTGTGCCTTGATGGGGTTATAATAATGAATTAAAATTCATCCCAATGGTAATCTTTTGCTGAATGCATTTCAGGCAGCAGATTATTTGGAACATGCTGAATATGATACTGCTAACCCTACTGAGGACTTGAAGACACAGTCCTTGATAAGACAGCTACTTTTTAATCCCAAATTGCAAGCTGCATGCCCAGTCCCATTTGACGAAGCTAAGTTGTGGAAAGGCCAACGTGGACCTGAACTAAAGCAGGAAATACAAAAGCAATTCAGAAACATAAGGTATTTCTCATTAGCCATTTGATCATTGATTGTTTTTACTTatgaagaaggggaaaaaaaatcttggatCCATTCTGGATAGTGTCTTAAGATGTTTCTAGAATTCATTTTTAACACTTTGGGGCTAGGAAGCATGGACATGGACATGGGTATGACATGGTGACCcgacaatttttgaaatattagaCACAACACAGCAAGGATActcatattaattaattattaaatatatatttatttatattttaaaataatttttaagcatctattttttcttataatgtTAAACACatcaatttaagagcaataagGGATACTAAAGTGAATTCATGACTAATAATGATGTTTATACGTTAGAATACAAACCAAGAATAAGATCCAAAACAGTAAATAAAAGATTGCTATATAAGTGTTCATGATTgaaactaaaaagaaataaaagataaatgtcTCTCATGTGTCTTGGCCATGTCtagcaatttttcaaaatagaaaagagaagaaaggaaaggaTACAGCTGGGACATGCTTGCAAAAGTGTCCCAGACGTGTCCCATATTCAACAAAGGTATAGCCCCCCAAATGAAGTGTCCATGTTTCCTAGTTTTGGGGCATCATAGGAAATGGAGTGGATTAAGAAAGGAGCAAAGAAAGGGCGAGGGAAGGAAAGATGTTTCTCTGTTTAGATGTCTAGATAGGGAGAAACAAGGAAAGAAGGGGAGGAGAATGTTTTTCCATTGTTTGGTTTGTCCGACTTATATGCCCTTCTATAAAGGATGTGTTGGCATAAAGTACAAGGAGCATGGAGGTAATCTCATGGTATAAGCTGCTTCCTTACTTCCCTTTCTGCCCACTTTGGGAGGGAACAAATATGTGGGCCTGaaggaaattgcatctgcctAAATCTCTCTGTTCCCTGTTTCTCCTTACAACTAGATAATGAAAATACCTTTTCCTTCCatctttttccttcatttttcccctctccccttTCCACCAAACCCAATGCACTATGTAGTTATTGTTTGTTTAGAATGTTGTTCTCAATCCTTGTCTAGTATCATAACGTTGCCGCTCTTGGCATTAAATATCACTCTCAGAGCTGGAGAAACTGTAGAACAATTTCTACTCTGCATATTTCCACTCACTTTGATTGCTTTACTGCTAATATGACTGGCCCATGCCTTTGGAAATGATATAACAAATCCTCATTGGCATTGCAGTGCAATAATGGACTGTGTAGGATGCGAGAAGTGTCGTCTTTGGGGAAAGCTTCAGGTCCTTGGGCTGGGTACTGCATTGAAAATCCTCTTCTCTGTTGATGGCCGGGAACACTTGCTTCAGAATGTAAGTATTTATTTCCTTCAGTCATTTTGAAGTTTCAAATTATCTTTAGGTAGCATGTCACGTTTTTTGTCACCTGCTGATCTTCCTAGGGTACTAGTATCTATGAATttctctaaaagaaaaatattttagaagcCTCTCAAATATTTCCTCCAAAATTGGGACTTCTAAGATGGTGACCCTTATACAAGACattttgcaaaaattaaaaacatatcaTGCCACTTTGGTTTATTCATGAGCGAAAGtatattcttttttccttttaaacacTAAAGCATTTTGCATTGGCCTTCACAGCTGCAATTGCAACGGAATGAAGTGATTGCATTGATGAACCTACTGAATCGACTGTCAGAGTCTGTCAAGTTTGTCCATGAAATGGGACCTTCAGCTGAAATGATTATGGAGGGGCAGATTTCTTCACCCAGTTCCCCGAGTAGATTATGGGAAATGATAAGGACATTCATAGTTTAAAAAACCGAGGTATACCCTACTCTCTATTAGcacctctgtctctctctctctgtctccttattaaatttaattcttaatttAGCTACAGAGATTGTGttgtctgattttttttatgttacttGCAGGTAAGTAATCAGTGAATTTAGTTTGAAACAGCTATACATTACGTCAAAAGGAATAGGTTATAGGAAAGTGCAGTGTGGGTTTAAGAGAGAATGGCCCCATGGAAAGAGGATATGATAGCAAGTGTAAAAAAACCATTTCAAGACCCTTTGAGGtggtaaatttgtaattttccggatttgaaaattttggaagttCAAGAGCATAATAGTTCTGCATTTTCTTCAAtatctttgtttcttatttctttttggtGTACTTTTTGGGGTAATTCGTTGAGAAGCCCAAAACAAACAGCTGAAGCAAAATTAGGAGGTCCAATGCTACAAGCTACTAGTCTAAATGAACTTGAGCCCATTATCCTTACTTTCTCTATCTCAATGTGAGAAAAGCTCATTGGGGGAATTCACAGAAATGTGATTTGGAGTGCAAAAGAGAGATTTCATTCATAGACCCTGAACCTCAAAGAAAATTTAACAAATGGGTTTGGAGCACTTGCAATCCATGAGCCCCAAGGATGATGCACTATGCAAACCAAGCACACATTGAAAACTAGCTTAAACTGTTGAAACACCGGTTAATTTCTGCCAAAAAAATGACCTACCAATAGATGTTTGTTCATCACCATTAATGTCAATTGTCAACTGACATAATCCCTCACTTTTAGCAATTTCAACACAATACTACCAAGTTGTTTTAAATGAAGTCAATTTTATCAGGGACGTATGCACGTAGGATTTGGGTAACCAATTTAACTCGATTGGCATGAAATCAAATGGTTTTAATCTCTCCCTTAAAACTAACTACTCAAGTCTAGCAACTCCTTGAAAGatgatttttatgattttttttgaacaaCTTTTGTTTTGAGAAGAGATTTTTTGGACCATAAAATCGTTCCACCTACCAAAGAGATTATAATTACTCCCTCAATAAAATTTGTACGCGTGAGCCAAATACAAGACTATGTTTGGCTTGGAGGGTACTCAATTTTCATATCTCAACACTCAAATCTCATCATTCTAATTCATTACTCAATTCTCCTATTTGTAACTCAAAAGTTTCCCATAACTCTACTTGCAATGTGTTTGGATGGAAGTTCCCATAACTCTTTTAAGATCTTTCATAAGAGAGACCCAAGGCTTCTTGCAACCAACCAAGATGCGAGACCACTACAACCTTCACAATGCACACGAACACCCAAGAGCAAAGACTGAAGCTACAGATTTTGCAAGGCCAAGAtctaatgaagaagaagaagagggagatCTTCTTCACTACTTCAAATGCAACAGCTTCCAAAAAATGTTCAATTGACTTTTTCAGAAACACAATAAAATGGAAACCAAAACAAATGTTAAGGGAAAGTGAAAGTAAttgtccgtttggattgagggggagggagggggagtagagtagagtagagtagatttagcacaaaattagcttatttttagtcAATTCTATTCTACTCCCCTTCACTCTCCCttcatccaaacaggccataaagaaaaagtaaaggaaaaacaaaaggcTGATACTTGCAAGTTAAAAGAGCCGTTGGAGTGCGCAATTAATGTTTTGCGCTTAATGGTGACAATACATGTGGGTGGGGTCCATTTAGCTGAGCAAAATTACAAGATTGTCATGGTAACTCTGTTTTTATAATTtggaaacaataaaaaaatgttctcATTTTCCACAACTTTAACTCaaattttttgagttatgagttatggaaattgagatGAAAATCAAGCTAAACAACTAGAACGAATATGAACCCTATGAAAAGTAAGtaatgagttatgaaa contains:
- the LOC126726569 gene encoding endoplasmic reticulum oxidoreductin-2-like translates to MGKKAEIETKARGKRWRLMAVFGTLVVLFVAMAVVSSKDSTRLSLFRQTPCRCAKYTGIVEDCCCDYETVDRLNEEVLHPSLQELVKTPFFRYFKVKLWCDCPFWPDDGMCRLRDCSVCECPESEFPELFKEPRNVLSPDDPICQEGKPQAAVDRTIDSKAFRGWTETDNPWTNDDETDNSEMTYVNLQLNPERYTGYTGPSARRIWDSVYSENCPKYPSEELCQEEKILYKLISGLHSSISIHIAADYLIDEATNLWGQNLSLMYDRVLRYPDRVRNLYFTYLFVLRAVTKAADYLEHAEYDTANPTEDLKTQSLIRQLLFNPKLQAACPVPFDEAKLWKGQRGPELKQEIQKQFRNISAIMDCVGCEKCRLWGKLQVLGLGTALKILFSVDGREHLLQNLQLQRNEVIALMNLLNRLSESVKFVHEMGPSAEMIMEGQISSPSSPSRLWEMIRTFIV